A stretch of Piscirickettsia litoralis DNA encodes these proteins:
- a CDS encoding HEPN/Toprim-associated domain-containing protein → MGTEITLRIENITLTYSKNDIGDDHSSIFQEKDHMPVTSDQINYDYFKEAGKSPGHMEAALVRSLKEIKPRLKLLGFNLQHAEDEYNKKIKEADDNLIYEEIDFNKKERPTFTEFCKLITQRPVSSFSDEYIDYEDQEKEMYKIRGRLTNCKFKSLPSFERAEADSYSESSYFSYLIGFIDPYSILIILAENEENLEARVIWQYGPLVYAGWASKSDFISGSNRNEKFLLLTEGKSDTKIIKHALENLYPEIYDFFNFIDLDINGINHPFFKASELAKLVKSLVTMDIQNKTVAIFDNDAEGNEQYETINTDKLPENIQIMLLPKLSEFNNFPTIGPDGESYGDINGKAVAIECFLDLDSGEEPKAKVRWNSYKKKVGLYQGALDSKETYSNKFCKQTRESLMDGSYDTRKIKILIDALLEKCYLISKQ, encoded by the coding sequence GTGGGAACAGAGATTACACTGAGAATTGAAAATATAACTTTAACCTACAGCAAGAATGATATTGGTGATGACCATAGTTCTATCTTTCAAGAGAAAGACCACATGCCGGTAACATCAGACCAGATAAATTATGATTATTTTAAAGAAGCTGGAAAAAGCCCTGGCCACATGGAGGCAGCCCTTGTGCGCTCACTTAAAGAAATTAAACCAAGACTAAAATTATTAGGATTTAATCTTCAACATGCAGAAGATGAATATAATAAAAAGATTAAAGAAGCAGATGATAACCTAATATATGAGGAAATAGATTTTAATAAGAAAGAGCGGCCAACATTCACAGAGTTTTGTAAATTAATTACACAGCGCCCCGTCAGTAGTTTTAGTGATGAATACATAGATTATGAAGATCAAGAAAAGGAAATGTATAAAATCCGTGGGCGTTTAACTAACTGTAAATTTAAATCTTTACCTTCATTTGAGCGTGCTGAAGCGGACTCATATTCCGAATCAAGCTATTTTTCTTACTTAATCGGCTTCATAGACCCATATTCAATATTAATAATCTTAGCCGAAAACGAGGAAAATCTTGAAGCTAGAGTAATATGGCAATATGGGCCATTGGTGTATGCAGGGTGGGCTTCTAAAAGTGATTTTATATCTGGATCAAATCGCAATGAAAAATTCCTTCTTCTTACAGAAGGTAAGTCTGATACAAAAATAATTAAACATGCATTAGAAAACCTTTACCCAGAGATATACGATTTTTTTAATTTCATTGACTTAGACATTAACGGGATAAACCACCCTTTTTTTAAGGCGAGCGAACTAGCCAAGCTTGTCAAAAGTTTAGTCACAATGGACATCCAAAATAAAACGGTTGCAATATTTGACAATGATGCTGAAGGAAATGAGCAGTACGAAACAATTAATACAGATAAATTACCAGAAAATATTCAAATTATGCTTTTACCTAAGCTTAGCGAATTTAATAATTTTCCAACCATTGGCCCAGATGGTGAAAGTTATGGAGATATAAACGGAAAAGCGGTTGCTATTGAGTGTTTCCTCGATCTTGATAGTGGTGAAGAACCGAAGGCTAAAGTGCGCTGGAATTCATATAAAAAGAAGGTTGGCCTTTATCAAGGTGCATTAGATAGTAAAGAAACGTATTCAAATAAATTTTGTAAGCAAACGCGCGAGAGCTTAATGGATGGCTCGTATGATACCAGAAAAATTAAAATTTTAATCGATGCACTATTAGAAAAGTGCTATCTTATTTCAAAGCAGTAG
- a CDS encoding replication protein P, with translation MKSVLAVNKQLQCTLQGQSNLPSRFRASKKKVLPSDKSQFVFAQFDIIYDRLWESKGFKNDLERDAYVLEWNEALKPISQLELEAVCNKLSLLPQDELPHIISAQRFLGYCRALQPEELGFPNFRFAYDECYKYTKNAHKYSGQRWSHPLIFAASMELYDKDRLSVGHQHSEYSLFKRVYMRHIRRFLAGKVYDQPPLVKPFLKRRAEQNNQVAASSLQKIRSLIVLAT, from the coding sequence ATGAAAAGTGTTTTAGCTGTTAATAAGCAACTCCAATGTACTTTGCAGGGCCAGAGCAATCTGCCAAGCCGGTTTCGTGCGTCTAAAAAGAAAGTGTTGCCTTCCGATAAATCCCAGTTTGTCTTTGCGCAATTTGATATTATTTATGATCGGCTATGGGAGAGTAAAGGCTTTAAAAATGATCTTGAGCGTGATGCTTATGTTTTGGAGTGGAATGAAGCACTCAAGCCAATCAGTCAGCTAGAGTTAGAGGCGGTTTGTAACAAGTTATCTTTACTTCCACAAGATGAGCTGCCGCATATTATCTCAGCACAGCGATTTTTGGGTTATTGTAGAGCTTTGCAGCCCGAAGAGCTGGGTTTTCCAAACTTTCGTTTTGCTTATGATGAGTGCTATAAATATACAAAGAACGCGCACAAATATTCAGGTCAGCGATGGAGTCATCCGTTAATTTTTGCCGCAAGCATGGAGCTATATGATAAAGACAGATTGTCTGTTGGACACCAGCATAGCGAGTATTCTTTGTTTAAGAGGGTGTATATGCGCCATATTCGTCGATTTTTGGCAGGTAAAGTTTATGATCAACCTCCTTTAGTTAAACCTTTTCTTAAAAGGAGAGCGGAGCAAAATAACCAAGTTGCTGCTTCTAGCCTACAGAAAATAAGAAGTCTAATAGTTTTAGCAACATAG
- a CDS encoding DUF6356 family protein, giving the protein MRNIFTQHPHDVNETYFQHFCFAASRGLKSICCGFGLIIHAVFPFLFIQTGSNFVGNMHKEMQEKRKILAEKKKEAA; this is encoded by the coding sequence ATGCGAAACATATTCACCCAACACCCTCATGATGTTAATGAAACCTATTTCCAACACTTTTGTTTTGCCGCTTCTCGTGGTTTGAAATCAATCTGTTGTGGATTTGGCTTGATCATCCATGCCGTCTTCCCTTTTTTATTCATACAAACAGGAAGTAACTTTGTTGGCAATATGCACAAAGAGATGCAGGAAAAACGTAAAATTTTAGCTGAAAAGAAAAAAGAGGCTGCTTAA
- a CDS encoding DUF7146 domain-containing protein — MNYINAKQVREKAQNQWLCVLSGLAPQLESALKKPGRHVSCPVHHGQDGFRLFKDVNETGGGICNSCGAKSDGFELLKWLNGWSFRETLEQVAAFLGVTSLHNQVDSHKQQPWLQHAQQQLTQQKKQSEQAAFWITQVWNQAQPLGDDAVKRYLQQRRCFTSHVSDCVRFHPALPYFDEEGHRVGEFPAMVCSVQNAAGQIVTLHRTYLTNEGHKAPVEKVKKMMSIPDNLAVAGNAIRLVGPQGSILGIAEGIETALSVYLATGIPTWSAMTATLLKSVQPPKSIRTVIIWADQDRSCAGEEAALILKERLQQQGITVLVMLPDQCLLGDRKSVDWNDVWCQHQHAGFPTKKSLQQHYFQEKQRMAQINMSVIDTEAGKSGECAFCPPHGWQGNPDDYLMLMRERYRDVMFYQRMLVTAKLQKKVKLVIRGPFAQEVQCILGKLNQTIAA; from the coding sequence ATGAACTACATTAATGCAAAGCAAGTACGAGAAAAGGCTCAGAACCAATGGTTATGTGTCTTGTCTGGACTGGCACCGCAATTAGAAAGCGCATTAAAAAAGCCTGGACGACATGTGTCCTGCCCCGTGCATCACGGCCAAGACGGGTTTCGTTTATTTAAAGATGTGAATGAAACTGGTGGGGGCATTTGCAATAGCTGTGGCGCAAAATCCGATGGCTTTGAATTATTAAAATGGCTCAATGGTTGGAGTTTTCGTGAGACGCTTGAGCAGGTCGCCGCCTTTTTAGGGGTGACGAGCTTGCATAATCAAGTGGACTCACACAAGCAGCAACCTTGGCTACAACATGCTCAACAGCAACTGACTCAGCAGAAAAAGCAATCTGAACAAGCCGCATTTTGGATTACTCAGGTGTGGAATCAAGCTCAACCGCTCGGTGACGATGCGGTGAAGCGTTATCTGCAACAACGCCGCTGTTTTACTTCTCATGTAAGTGACTGTGTGCGTTTTCATCCGGCTTTGCCTTACTTCGATGAAGAAGGGCATCGTGTGGGTGAATTTCCTGCGATGGTGTGTTCAGTTCAAAATGCAGCCGGTCAGATCGTGACTTTGCATCGAACGTATTTAACGAACGAGGGTCACAAAGCGCCTGTTGAGAAAGTGAAAAAAATGATGAGCATTCCTGACAACCTTGCGGTTGCCGGTAACGCAATTCGTTTAGTGGGGCCGCAGGGGAGCATCTTAGGAATCGCTGAAGGTATAGAGACAGCGTTGTCTGTCTACCTTGCCACCGGTATTCCTACATGGTCAGCGATGACTGCAACACTTTTAAAAAGCGTACAGCCGCCTAAAAGTATTCGCACGGTCATTATTTGGGCTGATCAAGATCGCTCTTGTGCAGGTGAAGAAGCTGCTTTGATTTTAAAAGAGCGGCTACAGCAACAAGGCATCACTGTGCTGGTTATGCTGCCTGATCAGTGTCTGTTAGGTGATCGAAAAAGTGTGGATTGGAATGATGTGTGGTGCCAGCACCAACATGCAGGCTTTCCCACAAAAAAATCATTGCAACAGCACTACTTTCAGGAGAAACAACGCATGGCACAGATCAATATGTCCGTTATTGACACAGAGGCTGGCAAAAGTGGCGAGTGTGCTTTTTGTCCGCCTCACGGTTGGCAAGGCAATCCTGACGATTACCTCATGCTTATGCGTGAGCGGTATCGTGATGTGATGTTTTATCAACGCATGCTGGTGACAGCAAAATTACAAAAGAAAGTGAAGTTGGTGATTCGAGGCCCGTTCGCTCAAGAGGTGCAATGCATTTTAGGCAAACTCAACCAAACCATCGCCGCTTAA
- a CDS encoding cobaltochelatase CobT-related protein has product MKTIFKALPIVANAYAEKFGVKVKIGGQEAYTDGQTIQLPALPEDYPNLDALWGYLAHEAAHVRLTQFADYCGFSSPLHQSLSNIFEDGRIEKQMMRLYPGTITTLNATVEYCKANGLFEMPDAKAHVAQLLTGYCLFWVRCHGLTQAVNEHLIAYRQCLISQLPMLNQVDLLLQQSKSLTSTKEAVALAQAVIDLLQSESQSDEQSDESSENANDESQEQPSAGDDSKELDSDSLDSFNSENSPEKAPSSSIPSTQQVLDSLLNATDDEVMGDLQSHILQSFRDDEVENEIQPLPTHTMHDSGSGCDLLHDAAQASMMLRAQLMGLVQANQRVSVRYSDQGRRLARTQLHRVATGCNKVFVKSVDKVMPNTAVHFLIDCSASMAVRTPQNQAMGDVALQAALCLALGLETIKGVHVSASCFTGSKHYTVLNQSERVAQQAGRFKCGFKGNTPLAQALLNAVLAIVGQRTERKIIFVLTDGQPTRPDHAKAMIQRCRDSGIELIGIGIKYDEVKHYFTSSVVINDVSELKQSLFALAHAVLVA; this is encoded by the coding sequence ATGAAAACAATTTTTAAAGCACTTCCTATTGTTGCGAATGCCTATGCTGAAAAGTTCGGCGTGAAAGTTAAAATTGGCGGACAGGAGGCATATACGGATGGTCAAACCATTCAATTGCCTGCGCTGCCTGAAGACTATCCAAACTTAGATGCTTTATGGGGCTATTTAGCCCATGAAGCGGCGCATGTGCGATTGACTCAATTTGCAGATTACTGTGGATTTAGCAGTCCACTGCACCAATCGCTGAGCAACATTTTTGAGGACGGGCGCATTGAAAAGCAAATGATGCGATTGTATCCGGGCACGATCACTACGCTGAACGCTACAGTCGAGTACTGTAAGGCGAATGGCTTGTTTGAAATGCCCGATGCCAAAGCACATGTTGCACAATTACTCACAGGCTATTGCTTGTTTTGGGTACGTTGTCATGGACTGACTCAAGCGGTGAATGAACATTTAATCGCTTACCGTCAGTGTTTGATTTCACAGTTGCCCATGCTCAACCAAGTTGATTTATTGCTGCAACAATCTAAGTCGCTAACCTCTACAAAAGAGGCGGTGGCTTTGGCGCAAGCCGTGATTGATTTACTTCAATCAGAATCTCAGAGCGATGAGCAATCCGACGAGTCTTCTGAAAATGCAAATGATGAGAGTCAGGAGCAACCTTCAGCAGGTGATGATAGCAAGGAGCTAGACTCAGATTCTTTGGATAGTTTTAACTCTGAAAACTCACCAGAGAAAGCGCCATCTTCTTCTATCCCGAGCACGCAACAGGTACTCGATTCTTTATTGAATGCGACCGATGATGAGGTGATGGGTGATCTTCAGTCTCACATTCTACAGTCCTTTCGTGACGATGAAGTCGAGAATGAAATTCAACCTTTGCCAACACACACTATGCACGATAGTGGGTCAGGATGTGACTTGCTTCATGACGCTGCACAGGCATCAATGATGCTCCGTGCTCAACTCATGGGATTAGTCCAGGCCAACCAACGTGTATCAGTTCGTTACAGTGACCAAGGCAGACGTTTAGCACGAACACAGCTTCATCGAGTTGCAACTGGGTGCAACAAAGTGTTCGTCAAGTCGGTGGATAAAGTGATGCCGAATACGGCGGTGCACTTTTTAATCGATTGCTCCGCATCAATGGCGGTACGCACTCCTCAAAATCAAGCGATGGGTGATGTGGCGCTACAAGCAGCTCTGTGTTTAGCACTGGGTTTAGAAACCATTAAAGGGGTACATGTGAGTGCCAGTTGTTTTACTGGCTCAAAGCATTACACCGTATTAAATCAAAGTGAACGAGTGGCTCAACAAGCAGGACGCTTTAAGTGTGGCTTTAAAGGGAATACTCCTTTAGCTCAAGCCCTGCTGAATGCAGTGCTTGCTATTGTCGGCCAACGAACAGAGCGCAAAATTATTTTTGTGCTCACCGATGGCCAACCGACACGACCAGATCATGCGAAAGCGATGATTCAGCGATGTCGAGACAGTGGCATTGAGTTGATTGGCATCGGAATCAAATATGATGAGGTCAAACATTATTTTACTTCATCAGTCGTGATCAACGATGTCAGTGAACTCAAGCAATCATTATTCGCTCTTGCTCATGCGGTTTTGGTGGCATAG
- a CDS encoding DUF3150 domain-containing protein, whose product MKQAQILEALSVFQLDFTIWSGMTKLSISDLKLGEGGDIPPERLALLGRKRICNPDLLKHFNSLKRRAIRTCEKYGLNFLNGYAVPTAKEDQLAQELDVICDEFEDNKQLFLSDYDASLEAWIHENQNYAAAIQSSIMPKEQVAKRLFSGYQLFKIQPSSDASSKRLEQGVDQLGDDLISEVIREADDLYQNLVGKDECHTRMSNKLAVLCDKIDGLSFLHGAILPIVSLMRDVLREVECLDGHKIMGNTFHKLMSLLLLLSDRHRIEQFARGEVSAQAFSTPLPTQPKTQLDDMDAFFAAQSTSENFQAESSYF is encoded by the coding sequence ATGAAACAAGCACAAATTTTAGAAGCACTGAGCGTATTTCAGTTGGACTTTACCATTTGGAGTGGCATGACTAAGCTTTCAATCAGCGACTTAAAGCTGGGTGAAGGCGGCGACATTCCTCCTGAGCGGTTAGCACTTTTAGGACGCAAACGTATTTGTAATCCTGACTTGCTAAAACACTTCAACAGTCTAAAACGCCGTGCCATTAGAACGTGTGAAAAATATGGTCTGAACTTTTTGAATGGTTATGCTGTTCCAACCGCCAAAGAAGATCAGCTTGCCCAAGAACTCGACGTGATTTGCGATGAGTTTGAGGACAATAAGCAGTTATTCTTGTCGGACTATGACGCTTCACTGGAAGCCTGGATACATGAAAATCAGAACTATGCGGCGGCGATTCAATCGAGCATTATGCCGAAAGAACAAGTCGCTAAACGGTTATTTTCTGGTTATCAGCTTTTTAAAATCCAACCCAGCAGTGATGCCAGCTCTAAACGATTAGAGCAAGGTGTCGATCAGTTGGGTGATGATTTAATCAGTGAAGTGATTCGAGAAGCCGATGACCTCTATCAAAATTTAGTGGGTAAAGATGAATGTCACACTCGGATGAGCAATAAGCTTGCTGTTCTGTGCGACAAGATTGATGGGTTATCCTTTTTGCATGGCGCAATCTTACCGATTGTCTCACTCATGCGTGATGTTCTACGTGAAGTGGAATGTTTGGATGGCCACAAGATCATGGGCAACACTTTTCATAAATTGATGAGTCTGTTGTTGCTGCTGAGCGACCGTCACCGCATCGAGCAATTTGCGCGTGGTGAAGTGTCTGCTCAGGCATTCTCTACCCCCTTACCGACTCAACCGAAAACTCAACTGGACGATATGGATGCATTTTTTGCAGCTCAATCCACCAGCGAAAATTTTCAAGCTGAGTCTAGTTACTTCTAA
- a CDS encoding YqaJ viral recombinase family nuclease, producing the protein MKVVDLIQGSDQWHAWRKLGVSASDAAVFMNTSPYKTPWRLWAEKTQRVEPPDLSDNFFVKRGHALEPAARAKMEALLDDLLIPLCAESSEHSVIRASFDGLSSQGFPVELKVPSPKTWQDVIEQKEHSKAYQLYFYQVQYQIYVAEAQQGYLCFYHEGQIKVFLIRRDEELISQLVKKASAFWQAVQTDVAPERDPERDIALLHGVQSEYVSEYCFYAEKLAALKKTVKAYELAQKGCLTELEKGMGNNKIADFGGLTLTRSMAKGAIDYKKIVETLLPQLSDDQLNQYRKLGSEKLLPKVNKAALVQSRPHFNEPFSAYF; encoded by the coding sequence ATGAAAGTCGTTGACCTGATTCAAGGCTCTGATCAATGGCACGCTTGGCGCAAGCTCGGCGTGAGTGCTTCGGATGCTGCGGTGTTTATGAATACTTCGCCTTACAAAACGCCTTGGCGCTTGTGGGCTGAAAAAACGCAACGTGTGGAGCCGCCTGATTTGAGTGATAACTTCTTTGTCAAAAGAGGACATGCACTGGAACCTGCGGCACGCGCAAAGATGGAAGCACTGTTGGATGATTTACTCATTCCTCTCTGTGCTGAAAGCTCTGAACATTCAGTGATTCGTGCTTCGTTTGATGGCTTAAGTTCACAGGGGTTTCCTGTTGAATTGAAAGTCCCCTCACCTAAAACGTGGCAGGATGTGATTGAGCAAAAAGAGCACAGCAAGGCTTACCAACTGTATTTTTATCAAGTGCAGTATCAAATCTACGTGGCAGAAGCGCAGCAAGGTTATTTGTGTTTTTACCATGAGGGTCAGATTAAGGTCTTTTTGATTCGGCGTGATGAAGAACTCATTTCGCAATTGGTCAAAAAAGCCTCGGCGTTTTGGCAGGCGGTGCAAACCGATGTTGCACCAGAACGTGACCCTGAGCGTGATATTGCTTTATTACACGGCGTGCAGTCTGAGTATGTGTCTGAGTATTGCTTTTACGCAGAAAAACTCGCTGCATTGAAAAAAACGGTCAAAGCCTACGAGTTGGCACAAAAAGGGTGTCTTACTGAACTTGAAAAAGGGATGGGGAACAACAAAATTGCCGACTTCGGTGGTCTAACACTGACGCGCTCAATGGCAAAAGGAGCGATTGATTATAAAAAAATCGTCGAAACTTTATTGCCACAATTGAGTGATGATCAGTTAAACCAGTACCGTAAATTAGGGTCAGAAAAGCTTCTACCTAAAGTAAATAAGGCCGCTCTGGTTCAGAGTCGCCCTCACTTTAATGAACCTTTTTCTGCCTATTTTTAA
- the bet gene encoding phage recombination protein Bet, with product MINANNSLVIRFAERFNLDADKLLNTLKATAFKQPARKDKSGHWAAPDISTEQMVALLLVADQFNLNPFLKEIWAFPDKKGGIVPVVSVDGWSRIINENQFYDGMEFRYADNKVNLDDKHKSCHEWIECVIYRKDRSHPVCVREYFDEVYRPAIEKKGDYGNYTIDGPWQSHPKRMLGHKALIQAARVAIGFAGIYDLDEAERICEMNRQEVDITPTKQPTNVVPLSTATPGLEQEARSSLDVTLNQLIERAKPSGCWDTAKSYVESKLQGADKDYALQRLSEAQAEFQPTPTPETPVEEAEFEAPAQETINQANFYFGGNADESR from the coding sequence ATGATAAATGCAAATAACTCACTGGTCATTCGTTTTGCAGAGCGGTTTAACCTTGATGCGGATAAGCTTTTAAATACTTTAAAAGCCACTGCATTTAAGCAACCGGCCAGAAAAGATAAGAGCGGCCATTGGGCTGCCCCCGACATTTCAACTGAGCAAATGGTGGCTTTGTTGTTGGTCGCAGATCAGTTCAACCTCAACCCCTTTTTAAAAGAGATTTGGGCGTTTCCTGATAAAAAAGGTGGAATTGTTCCTGTCGTGAGTGTGGATGGATGGTCACGTATCATCAACGAAAACCAATTTTACGATGGGATGGAATTTCGCTATGCCGATAATAAAGTGAACCTCGATGATAAGCATAAGTCATGTCACGAATGGATAGAGTGTGTGATTTATCGTAAAGATCGCTCACACCCTGTCTGTGTTCGTGAGTACTTTGATGAAGTCTATCGTCCTGCGATTGAGAAAAAAGGGGATTACGGTAATTACACGATTGATGGGCCTTGGCAATCACACCCAAAACGGATGTTGGGCCATAAGGCACTGATTCAAGCGGCACGAGTTGCGATTGGTTTTGCTGGGATTTATGATCTCGATGAAGCTGAGCGCATTTGTGAGATGAATCGCCAAGAAGTCGATATTACCCCAACCAAACAGCCGACCAATGTGGTGCCTCTGTCTACAGCGACACCGGGATTGGAACAGGAAGCACGTAGCTCACTTGATGTAACTTTAAATCAGTTAATTGAGCGAGCAAAACCCTCTGGATGTTGGGATACTGCAAAAAGCTATGTCGAGTCAAAACTGCAAGGGGCTGACAAAGACTATGCATTGCAACGACTGAGTGAAGCGCAAGCTGAATTTCAGCCTACCCCAACGCCTGAAACACCTGTTGAGGAAGCAGAGTTTGAGGCACCAGCTCAAGAGACAATAAATCAAGCTAACTTCTATTTCGGAGGAAATGCCGATGAAAGTCGTTGA
- a CDS encoding AAA family ATPase has product MNHSMTVFTVKERFGFDVDLRVLGYLDETHPCIPKKDDNYLFRREFLRDILAFLAQPCSDALYISGPTGSGKTSGVTEVAARLNWPAQQLCAHGRMELSDLVGSIQLVADRLGGTKTTFVHGPLARAMKEGHILLINEVDLADPAELAGLNDVLEGRPLVIPQNEGEVIQPHEMFRVIVTGNSTGSGDSSGLYQGIQMQNLAALDRYRFMRVGYASEQEESSILDKAIPSLPDTIRSSMIKVANEIRRLFLGEQGHAGTLSITMSTRTLVRWARLTQTFKGAPNAIGYALDQALTFRASYEEREAILRISKDVFGSSWREEEQAA; this is encoded by the coding sequence ATGAATCATTCAATGACCGTTTTTACGGTGAAAGAACGTTTTGGGTTTGATGTTGACTTGCGTGTCTTGGGTTATCTCGATGAGACGCATCCCTGCATTCCCAAAAAAGATGACAATTACCTGTTTCGTCGTGAGTTCTTGCGAGACATTTTAGCGTTTTTAGCACAACCGTGCTCTGATGCGCTTTATATCTCCGGGCCGACAGGTTCAGGTAAAACCTCGGGCGTGACTGAAGTCGCAGCTCGATTAAATTGGCCTGCCCAGCAATTATGCGCCCATGGGCGCATGGAGCTTTCCGATCTGGTGGGTTCTATTCAGTTGGTTGCTGACCGGTTGGGCGGCACTAAAACCACATTCGTGCATGGGCCATTGGCACGTGCAATGAAAGAAGGACATATTCTTTTAATCAACGAAGTGGATTTAGCTGACCCGGCGGAATTGGCCGGACTCAACGATGTCTTAGAAGGACGACCGTTGGTGATTCCACAAAACGAAGGTGAGGTGATTCAGCCTCATGAAATGTTTCGTGTGATTGTCACGGGGAACTCGACAGGTTCAGGTGATTCCAGTGGGCTTTACCAAGGGATTCAAATGCAGAACTTAGCTGCATTAGATCGCTATCGGTTTATGCGTGTGGGATACGCTTCTGAGCAAGAAGAGTCGTCTATTTTAGATAAAGCAATACCGAGTCTACCGGATACCATTCGTTCGTCGATGATTAAAGTCGCTAACGAGATACGCCGGTTATTCCTAGGTGAACAAGGTCACGCTGGAACATTGAGTATCACCATGTCTACACGAACTTTGGTTCGATGGGCGCGGCTTACTCAAACGTTTAAGGGTGCACCTAATGCGATTGGTTATGCCTTAGATCAAGCGTTAACTTTCCGAGCAAGCTATGAAGAACGCGAAGCTATTTTACGCATTAGTAAAGATGTTTTCGGGTCATCCTGGCGAGAAGAGGAGCAAGCCGCATGA
- a CDS encoding TraG/VirB4 family ATPase: MTSKTIIIDEQWNENSPKTESMLKNHNKNKDAPAIIASSPPMDFNLTNLFNKEDKTASNMLITGESGAGKTFELKTLIKKLSSQGAKVLILDVGHSFAELVAKLGGQTIQHPFTSNFDSYCHPVFTSLLEETNNADEFEQHSTLIAELVYYIAGGNLALQGSFENYKNTLVSIVKSAFEQYREPNFISNLIFACEEMSYGNKQASTLFERLSEAEANYQKIYSNKRKIDFSQDIIHIGDNHYFSELSKKKNQFAVFLCFLALRYRLANPQTPIVICIDEIIRFDAITHLLPLINTYQVSVVATSQPHDDLEKYKKEFQCQVEVTAPNGKAPSNRQHLQVIRTSA, from the coding sequence ATGACAAGTAAAACAATCATTATCGACGAACAATGGAACGAAAATAGCCCAAAAACTGAGAGCATGCTCAAAAATCACAACAAAAATAAAGATGCTCCGGCTATCATAGCCAGCTCGCCCCCAATGGACTTCAACCTTACCAATCTATTCAATAAAGAAGATAAAACTGCTTCAAATATGTTGATTACAGGAGAATCTGGCGCAGGTAAAACTTTTGAGCTTAAGACTCTAATAAAAAAGCTAAGCTCTCAAGGTGCAAAAGTCTTAATTCTTGATGTGGGTCACTCTTTTGCAGAGCTAGTTGCAAAACTTGGCGGACAAACGATTCAACATCCTTTTACATCAAATTTTGACAGCTACTGCCACCCTGTTTTTACCAGTTTGTTAGAAGAAACAAACAATGCTGACGAATTTGAACAGCATTCAACACTCATTGCTGAACTTGTTTATTATATCGCAGGCGGTAATTTAGCTTTGCAAGGAAGTTTTGAAAATTATAAAAATACGCTGGTTTCAATTGTGAAAAGTGCATTTGAGCAATACCGGGAACCCAACTTCATTTCTAACCTGATTTTCGCCTGTGAAGAAATGAGCTATGGGAATAAGCAAGCATCGACGCTCTTTGAGCGACTTTCAGAAGCAGAAGCAAACTATCAAAAAATTTACAGTAACAAAAGAAAGATTGACTTTAGTCAAGATATTATCCATATCGGCGATAATCACTATTTTTCAGAGTTATCAAAAAAGAAAAACCAATTCGCTGTGTTTCTCTGCTTTTTAGCCTTACGCTACCGCCTCGCCAACCCTCAAACCCCGATTGTAATTTGTATTGACGAGATTATTCGATTTGATGCAATTACTCACTTACTCCCCTTAATTAACACTTATCAGGTCAGTGTTGTTGCAACATCGCAGCCACATGACGACTTAGAGAAGTACAAAAAAGAGTTTCAGTGCCAAGTTGAAGTTACTGCTCCTAACGGTAAGGCTCCATCGAATAGGCAGCATTTGCAAGTTATCCGTACAAGTGCATAA
- a CDS encoding type II toxin-antitoxin system Phd/YefM family antitoxin, whose translation MNTAMCQAYQHAKRQQAKVTNKAGEVLLTISVSELQKNLKQIVNMLDRGVFIEIQKRNRKIAMLVPY comes from the coding sequence ATGAATACAGCAATGTGCCAAGCCTATCAACATGCCAAACGCCAGCAGGCCAAAGTGACAAACAAAGCAGGTGAAGTGCTTCTGACCATTAGTGTTTCAGAGCTTCAAAAAAACCTGAAGCAAATCGTTAACATGCTAGATCGAGGGGTCTTTATTGAAATTCAAAAACGCAACCGAAAAATAGCAATGCTTGTTCCTTATTAA
- a CDS encoding helix-turn-helix domain-containing protein yields MDYTLKEAADIAGVTPTNLRILCKKGTIPAKKRGNVWFISETSLNGYQQFIRRNKTSKEQDNG; encoded by the coding sequence ATGGACTATACCCTGAAAGAAGCTGCCGATATTGCTGGAGTAACGCCAACTAATTTAAGGATACTCTGCAAGAAAGGTACAATACCGGCAAAAAAAAGAGGCAATGTTTGGTTCATAAGTGAAACATCTCTAAATGGCTACCAACAGTTTATACGCAGAAATAAAACCTCTAAGGAACAGGACAATGGCTAA